The proteins below are encoded in one region of Mycobacteriales bacterium:
- a CDS encoding vWA domain-containing protein: MRRRPKQLDAAPSLYEPAAGGRGGLVLSGRSDRRGAMPQGRSGSTTEHTDEQGELVAVPAGGPVDPEVRARAREIAARLAVPRPRRDSAAVRGPGDILSLPYRGGSDDIDLDRTLDMLTERPVPEEEDIIVREQVRTRRAVVLAVDVSGSMRGERIRTAAAAVGALAGELERDDLAVIAFWSDAAVLLRLGARVRPLRLLDELLAIPARGLTNVGFPLQLAARELARKPTRDARVVLLSDCLHNAGPDPRPFAARLPRLDVLLDTVGEHDLELGRELAAAGRGRLLRVRHHRDVAPALGRVFAA, from the coding sequence TTGCGGCGCAGGCCCAAGCAGCTCGACGCGGCGCCCAGCCTGTACGAGCCGGCGGCCGGCGGCCGCGGCGGGCTGGTCCTCAGTGGACGGTCGGACCGGCGGGGCGCGATGCCGCAGGGCCGCAGCGGGTCCACCACCGAGCACACCGACGAGCAGGGCGAGCTGGTCGCGGTGCCGGCCGGCGGGCCGGTCGACCCCGAGGTCCGGGCCCGGGCCCGGGAGATCGCGGCCCGGCTGGCGGTCCCGCGGCCGCGCCGGGACTCCGCCGCCGTCCGCGGGCCGGGCGACATCCTGAGCCTGCCGTACCGGGGCGGGTCCGACGACATCGACCTGGACCGCACGCTGGACATGCTCACCGAGCGGCCGGTGCCCGAGGAGGAGGACATCATCGTCCGCGAGCAGGTGCGGACCCGCCGCGCCGTGGTGCTCGCGGTCGACGTCTCCGGCTCCATGCGGGGCGAGCGGATCCGGACCGCGGCCGCGGCCGTCGGCGCGCTGGCGGGCGAGCTGGAGCGCGACGACCTCGCGGTGATCGCGTTCTGGTCGGACGCGGCGGTGCTGCTGCGCCTGGGCGCCAGGGTCCGGCCGCTGCGGCTGCTGGACGAGCTGCTGGCGATCCCGGCCCGGGGACTGACGAACGTCGGCTTCCCGCTGCAGCTCGCGGCCCGGGAGCTGGCCCGCAAGCCCACCCGGGACGCCCGGGTGGTGCTGCTGTCGGACTGCCTGCACAACGCCGGCCCGGACCCGCGGCCGTTCGCGGCCCGGCTGCCGCGGCTGGACGTGCTGCTGGACACCGTCGGCGAGCACGACCTGGAGCTCGGCCGGGAGCTGGCCGCGGCCGGCCGCGGGCGGCTGTTGCGGGTACGTCACCACCGGGACGTGGCACCGGCGCTCGGCCGCGTGTTCGCGGCCTAG
- a CDS encoding MoxR family ATPase has translation MTESLSTADDLAEIRDRVARHLVGRERELELVLSAVGAGRDIVLEGPPGTSKTTLLRAITAEWGIPLLFVEGNADLTPSRLVGHHNPARVLREDYSAENFVPGPLVEAMREGGFLYIEEFNRAPDDTLNTLLTAMAERQVTIPRVGTTTAKPTFRVIASMNPYDNVGTVRLSTSISDRLCRLSVDYQDDTAERGIVALRTGLSIQDRLVADAVAVTRATREHPDVRQGSSVRGAIDTALVAVEIAELRRVGTREDERYPAVVLDAMTVALSGRVQLDEAAETTPEQVLRQIWEDHFILIPHAAEPG, from the coding sequence GTGACGGAGTCACTGTCCACTGCGGACGACCTGGCCGAGATCCGGGACCGGGTCGCCCGTCACCTCGTCGGCCGGGAGCGCGAGCTCGAGCTCGTGCTCTCGGCCGTCGGGGCCGGCCGGGACATCGTGCTGGAGGGGCCGCCGGGGACGAGCAAGACCACGCTGCTGCGGGCGATCACCGCCGAGTGGGGCATCCCGCTGCTGTTCGTGGAGGGCAACGCCGACCTGACCCCGTCCCGGCTGGTCGGCCACCACAACCCGGCCCGGGTGCTGCGGGAGGACTACAGCGCCGAGAACTTCGTGCCGGGCCCGCTGGTGGAGGCGATGCGGGAGGGCGGGTTCCTCTACATCGAGGAGTTCAACCGGGCCCCCGACGACACCCTCAACACCCTGCTCACCGCGATGGCGGAGCGGCAGGTGACCATCCCCCGGGTCGGCACCACCACGGCCAAGCCGACCTTCCGGGTCATCGCCTCGATGAACCCGTACGACAACGTCGGCACGGTCCGGCTGTCCACCAGCATCTCCGACCGGCTCTGCCGGCTCTCGGTGGACTACCAGGACGACACGGCCGAGCGCGGCATCGTGGCGCTGCGGACCGGACTGTCCATCCAGGACCGGCTGGTGGCCGACGCGGTCGCGGTCACCCGGGCCACCCGGGAGCACCCGGACGTCCGGCAGGGCTCCAGCGTCCGCGGCGCGATCGACACCGCGCTGGTGGCGGTCGAGATCGCGGAACTGCGCCGGGTCGGCACCCGCGAGGACGAGCGCTACCCGGCCGTCGTGCTGGACGCGATGACCGTCGCCCTGTCCGGGCGGGTCCAGCTCGACGAGGCGGCCGAGACCACGCCCGAGCAGGTGCTCCGCCAGATCTGGGAGGACCACTTCATCCTGATCCCACACGCGGCCGAGCCGGGTTGA
- a CDS encoding mycofactocin-coupled SDR family oxidoreductase encodes MGRVEGKVAFITGAARGQGRSHAIRLAQEGADIIAVDLCDQIATVEYPMATPEDLAETVKEVEALDRRIVARQADVRDKAALQAAFDEGVAQLGGVDIVLANAGIAPMGADNEDRTAAFRDVVDVNLTGVWNSVEVAVPTLVEQGRGGAIVLTSSTAGLKGIGGESGGGMGYTAAKHGVVGLMRGFAMNLAKHSIRVNTVHPTGVNTPMIVNEVMERFLAQSDMADALTNLLPVAIVEPVDISNAILFLVSDEARYVTGVTFPVDAGFMVK; translated from the coding sequence ATGGGACGAGTAGAGGGCAAGGTCGCCTTCATCACCGGTGCGGCCCGCGGCCAGGGCCGCAGCCACGCCATCCGGCTGGCCCAGGAGGGCGCGGACATCATCGCCGTGGACCTCTGCGACCAGATCGCCACGGTCGAGTACCCGATGGCGACGCCGGAGGACCTGGCCGAGACGGTCAAGGAGGTCGAGGCGCTCGACCGCCGGATCGTGGCCCGGCAGGCCGACGTCCGCGACAAGGCCGCCCTGCAGGCCGCCTTCGACGAGGGCGTCGCGCAGCTCGGCGGCGTGGACATCGTGCTGGCGAACGCGGGCATCGCGCCGATGGGCGCGGACAACGAGGACCGGACCGCCGCGTTCCGCGACGTCGTCGACGTGAACCTCACCGGCGTCTGGAACTCCGTCGAGGTCGCCGTGCCGACGCTGGTCGAGCAGGGCCGCGGCGGTGCGATCGTGCTGACCAGCTCGACCGCCGGCCTCAAGGGCATCGGCGGCGAGTCCGGCGGCGGCATGGGCTACACGGCGGCCAAGCACGGCGTCGTCGGCCTCATGCGCGGGTTCGCGATGAACCTGGCCAAGCACAGCATCCGGGTGAACACGGTCCACCCGACCGGGGTGAACACGCCGATGATCGTGAACGAGGTCATGGAGCGCTTCCTGGCCCAGAGCGACATGGCCGACGCGCTGACCAACCTGCTGCCGGTGGCGATCGTCGAGCCGGTCGACATCAGCAACGCGATCCTGTTCCTGGTCTCCGACGAGGCCCGGTACGTCACCGGGGTCACCTTCCCGGTCGACGCCGGGTTCATGGTGAAGTGA
- a CDS encoding mycofactocin-coupled SDR family oxidoreductase → MGRVEGKVAFVTGAARGQGRSHAVRLAEEGADIIAVDVPGDYDTVGYPMGTEADLADTVKAVEALDRRIIATKADVRDLAALKSAVDEGVAQLGKLDIVCANAGICTVQTWDEVTPQVWQDTLDTNLTGVWNTFVAAVPHLIANGGGSIIATSSTAGIKGLPFLAPYVAAKHGVVGISRSMANELAKHKIRDNTVHPTGVNTPMVAGLGGLDAIIGKEPELGSIFVNTYPIEIVEPVDISNAVLWLASDESRYVTGLELTVDAGNTIR, encoded by the coding sequence ATGGGGCGTGTCGAGGGCAAGGTCGCATTCGTGACGGGAGCCGCTCGGGGCCAGGGCCGCAGCCACGCGGTCCGGCTGGCCGAGGAAGGAGCCGACATCATCGCGGTCGACGTACCCGGTGACTACGACACCGTCGGGTACCCGATGGGCACCGAGGCCGATCTCGCCGACACCGTCAAAGCCGTCGAAGCGCTGGACCGCCGGATCATCGCCACCAAGGCGGACGTGCGGGACCTGGCAGCGCTGAAGTCCGCCGTGGACGAGGGCGTCGCCCAGCTGGGCAAGCTGGACATCGTCTGCGCCAACGCCGGCATCTGCACCGTGCAGACCTGGGACGAGGTGACGCCGCAGGTCTGGCAGGACACGCTGGACACCAACCTGACCGGCGTCTGGAACACGTTCGTCGCCGCGGTGCCGCACCTGATCGCCAACGGCGGCGGCTCGATCATCGCCACCAGCTCGACCGCGGGCATCAAGGGCCTGCCGTTCCTGGCCCCGTACGTGGCCGCGAAGCACGGCGTCGTCGGGATCTCCCGGTCGATGGCGAACGAGCTGGCCAAGCACAAGATCCGGGACAACACCGTGCACCCGACCGGCGTGAACACGCCGATGGTCGCGGGCCTCGGCGGCCTGGACGCGATCATCGGCAAGGAGCCGGAGCTCGGCTCGATCTTCGTCAACACGTACCCGATCGAGATCGTCGAGCCGGTCGACATCTCCAACGCCGTCCTCTGGCTGGCCTCCGACGAGTCCCGTTACGTCACCGGGCTCGAGCTGACCGTCGACGCCGGCAACACGATCCGCTAG
- the mftC gene encoding mycofactocin radical SAM maturase (MftC is a radical SAM/SPASM enzyme that catalyzes the first two steps in biosynthesis of the electron carrier mycofactocin from the terminal Val-Tyr dipeptide of the precursor peptide MftA.) — protein sequence MRLVDQFERGLDAPICLTWELTYACNLACAHCLSSSGRRDPRELSTVEAKAVIDELERMQVFYVNIGGGEPTVRPDFWELVDYATAHRVGVKFSTNGVKISPAVAQRLAASDYVDVQISLDGATAEVNDAVRGIGSYDTAVRAMENLAAAGMRGFKISVVCTRHNIPQLDDFKAIADRYQAQLRLTRLRPSGRGADTWDGLHPLPGQQRELYDWLVAHGEGVLTGDSFFHLAAYGDALPGLNLCGAGRVVCLIDPVGDVYACPFAIHANFLAGNIRTAGFQAVWQTSQLFQDLREPQSAGACGSCGAYDACRGGCMAAKFFTGLPMDGPDPECVIGHGVTALSTVDSLAAPRPTGDHSHTGGVRGGPVPVTIGRRRPPAHACDESPVAGLAGVGAG from the coding sequence ATGCGACTGGTGGACCAGTTCGAACGGGGCCTGGACGCGCCGATCTGCCTGACCTGGGAGCTGACGTACGCGTGCAATCTCGCCTGCGCGCACTGTCTTTCCTCCTCCGGCCGGCGCGACCCGCGGGAACTGTCCACTGTGGAGGCGAAGGCCGTCATCGACGAGCTGGAGCGGATGCAGGTCTTCTACGTCAACATCGGCGGCGGCGAGCCCACGGTCCGGCCGGACTTCTGGGAGCTGGTCGACTACGCGACCGCGCACCGGGTCGGGGTCAAGTTCTCCACCAACGGTGTGAAGATCAGCCCCGCGGTGGCGCAGCGGCTGGCCGCCTCCGACTACGTCGACGTCCAGATCTCGCTGGACGGCGCCACCGCCGAGGTCAACGACGCCGTGCGCGGCATCGGCTCGTACGACACGGCGGTCCGGGCGATGGAGAACCTGGCCGCGGCCGGCATGCGCGGCTTCAAGATCTCCGTCGTCTGCACCCGGCACAACATTCCGCAGCTGGACGATTTCAAGGCCATCGCGGACCGCTACCAGGCGCAGCTGCGGCTGACCCGGCTGCGCCCGTCCGGTCGCGGCGCGGACACCTGGGACGGGCTGCACCCGCTGCCGGGGCAGCAGCGCGAGCTCTACGACTGGCTGGTCGCGCACGGCGAGGGCGTGCTCACCGGCGACTCGTTCTTCCACCTGGCGGCGTACGGCGACGCCCTGCCGGGGCTGAACCTCTGCGGCGCCGGGCGGGTGGTCTGCCTGATCGACCCGGTCGGCGACGTGTACGCCTGCCCGTTCGCGATCCACGCCAACTTCCTGGCCGGCAACATCCGGACCGCCGGCTTCCAGGCGGTCTGGCAGACCTCGCAGCTGTTCCAGGACCTGCGCGAGCCCCAGTCGGCCGGCGCCTGCGGTTCCTGCGGCGCGTACGACGCCTGCCGCGGCGGCTGCATGGCGGCCAAGTTCTTCACCGGCCTGCCGATGGACGGACCCGACCCGGAGTGCGTGATCGGGCACGGTGTCACAGCTCTGTCCACTGTGGACTCCCTTGCCGCGCCGCGGCCGACGGGGGACCACTCCCACACCGGCGGCGTCCGGGGTGGCCCCGTCCCCGTCACGATCGGACGCCGCCGCCCACCCGCGCACGCCTGCGACGAGAGCCCGGTCGCGGGCCTCGCCGGCGTCGGCGCGGGGTGA
- the mftB gene encoding mycofactocin biosynthesis chaperone MftB (MftB, a small protein, is a peptide chaperone that assists the radical SAM enzyme MftC in performing two modifications to the C-terminal Val-Tyr dipeptide of the mycofactocin precursor peptide, MftA. MftB's role is analogous to the role of PqqD in the biosynthesis of PQQ, a cofactor that derives entirely from a Tyr and a Glu in the precursor PqqA.) — protein sequence MSAPVDMAFDLDRRYGLHPQVAVRPEPFGALLYHFGTRRLSFLKDPRLLAVVRGLDEAPTARAACVAAGITDPELPQFTRALATLARTEMLEAA from the coding sequence ATGTCCGCACCGGTGGACATGGCGTTCGACCTGGACCGGCGATACGGCCTGCATCCGCAGGTCGCCGTCCGGCCCGAGCCGTTCGGGGCGCTGCTCTACCACTTCGGCACCCGCCGGCTGTCCTTCCTGAAGGACCCGCGGCTGCTGGCGGTGGTCCGCGGTCTCGACGAGGCGCCGACGGCCCGGGCCGCCTGCGTCGCGGCCGGGATCACCGACCCCGAGCTGCCGCAGTTCACCCGCGCGCTGGCCACGCTGGCCCGCACCGAGATGCTGGAGGCGGCCTGA
- the mftA gene encoding mycofactocin precursor MftA (Mycofactocin is a small molecule electron carrier derived from the final two amino acids, Val-Tyr, of MftA, the mycofactocin precursor. It plays a role in redox homeostasis and the metabolism of alcohols and aldehydes in Actinobacteria, including Mycobacterium tuberculosis.), with translation MTDEATPTVEPTETAPAPLVEQDLLVEDVSIDGMCGVY, from the coding sequence ATGACCGACGAGGCCACCCCCACCGTGGAGCCGACGGAGACCGCGCCCGCCCCCCTCGTCGAGCAGGATCTGCTCGTCGAGGACGTGTCCATCGACGGGATGTGCGGGGTCTACTGA
- the mftR gene encoding mycofactocin system transcriptional regulator (MftR, the mycofactocin system transcriptional regulator, is an uncharacterized TetR family DNA-binding transcription factor. Its role is inferred by context. It occurs as part of the biosynthesis locus for mycofactocin, a partially characterized electron carrier derived from the terminal Val-Tyr dipeptide of the precursor peptide MftA, through a radical SAM enzyme-mediated process.) codes for MPKGRDVATGRRPSTSRAELERVALDLFTSRGFEETTVEDIAAAAGIGRRTFFRYYASKNDAVWGEFDGQLEMLRAWFDECKPDVPLMDAVHHAVLTFNRLPKDQEPWHRRRMALILNTPALQAHSTPMYARWRAVIAEFAAARTGAQVQDMVPQLIAYAALGAAVAAYEQWLRDEDAELEPLLDQAMTELSRGFGGHET; via the coding sequence GTGCCGAAAGGAAGGGATGTGGCGACCGGGAGGCGTCCCAGTACGTCCCGTGCCGAACTGGAACGGGTGGCTCTCGACCTGTTCACGAGCCGCGGGTTCGAGGAGACGACCGTCGAGGACATCGCGGCTGCGGCCGGGATCGGCCGGCGGACGTTCTTCCGCTACTACGCCTCGAAGAACGACGCGGTCTGGGGCGAGTTCGACGGGCAGCTGGAGATGCTGCGGGCCTGGTTCGACGAGTGCAAGCCGGACGTGCCGCTGATGGACGCGGTGCACCACGCGGTGCTCACGTTCAACCGGCTGCCCAAGGACCAGGAGCCCTGGCACCGGCGGCGGATGGCGCTGATCCTCAACACGCCCGCGTTGCAGGCCCACTCCACCCCGATGTACGCGCGCTGGCGGGCGGTGATCGCCGAGTTCGCGGCGGCCCGCACGGGGGCCCAGGTGCAGGACATGGTGCCGCAGCTGATCGCGTACGCGGCGCTGGGCGCGGCGGTGGCGGCCTACGAGCAGTGGCTGCGGGACGAGGACGCCGAGCTGGAGCCGTTGCTCGACCAGGCCATGACCGAGCTCTCCCGCGGCTTCGGCGGCCACGAGACCTGA
- a CDS encoding GNAT family N-acetyltransferase — protein sequence MTTEVFDRPQQHRFEIVVDGQVAGSAQYELRPGEIMFTHTLIDETYEGKGLGSVLVRHALDATRERELAVLPLCPFVREWIVRHQDYLDLVPTAARGKYHLPA from the coding sequence GTGACGACCGAGGTGTTCGACCGCCCGCAGCAGCACCGCTTCGAGATCGTGGTGGACGGGCAGGTGGCCGGCTCAGCGCAGTACGAGCTGAGGCCGGGCGAGATCATGTTCACCCACACCCTGATCGACGAGACGTACGAGGGCAAAGGCCTGGGATCGGTGCTCGTACGGCACGCTTTGGACGCGACCCGCGAGCGTGAACTCGCCGTGCTGCCATTGTGTCCGTTCGTGCGGGAATGGATCGTCCGGCACCAGGACTACCTGGATCTGGTGCCGACGGCGGCGCGCGGGAAATACCACCTTCCTGCCTGA
- a CDS encoding NAD(P)H-dependent oxidoreductase: MTTPTPLTAFALVCSLKPSPDRSSSELLATQVLDALAKHGVTGSLERVLDHDVKPGVEADMGAGDDWPALRERMLAADIFVLATPTWMGHMSSVAQRVLERLDAELSDTDDAGRLRTYGKVAVAAVVGNEDGAHKISADLFQGLNDVGFSLAPGAVTYWNGEAMNTVDYQDLDSTPEQVATTTASLAANAAHLARLLKADGYPPAS, encoded by the coding sequence ATGACGACACCGACGCCGTTGACCGCGTTCGCCCTGGTCTGCAGCCTGAAGCCGAGCCCCGACCGGTCCAGCAGCGAGCTGCTGGCGACCCAGGTGCTGGACGCGCTGGCCAAGCACGGCGTGACCGGATCCCTCGAGCGCGTGCTCGACCACGACGTGAAGCCCGGGGTCGAGGCCGACATGGGCGCGGGCGACGACTGGCCGGCGCTGCGGGAGCGGATGCTGGCCGCGGACATCTTCGTGCTCGCCACCCCGACCTGGATGGGGCACATGTCCAGCGTGGCCCAGCGGGTGCTGGAGCGGCTGGACGCCGAGCTGTCCGACACCGACGACGCCGGCCGGCTCCGGACGTACGGGAAGGTGGCGGTCGCGGCCGTCGTCGGCAACGAGGACGGCGCGCACAAGATCAGCGCGGACCTGTTCCAGGGACTCAACGACGTCGGCTTCAGCCTGGCCCCGGGCGCGGTGACGTACTGGAACGGCGAGGCCATGAACACGGTCGACTACCAGGACCTCGACTCGACGCCGGAGCAGGTGGCGACGACGACCGCGTCGCTGGCCGCGAACGCGGCGCACCTGGCGCGGCTGCTCAAGGCGGACGGCTACCCGCCGGCGAGCTAG
- a CDS encoding ABC transporter ATP-binding protein, whose translation MPEQAATRADTTEDERGLTRRVAGLFAPYKPRLTLIGVAILVTSVLGIANPFLTRAVFDRALFVTGGPDIRLLVLLVSLMIVIPLVSALIGVGQTYLTTVLGNRVMQDLRNRLFAHLQSMHLGFFTGTRTGDIQSRLGNDVGGVQSVVTETASSILSNAVTVIASLVGMLLLSWQLTIVAVALLPVFILLQIQVGRVRRRVAARTQTSLSEMSSITQESLSVSGVLLSKVFNRQAFETNRYERENEKQAALQVRQTMTGQSFFAIVGTFFGITPALVYLVAGLTGGGSGGLLSAGTLVAFTTLQTRLLFPVVNLLRVALDVQTSLALFARIFAYLDLVPQIVDVPDARPLPATGVRGEIGLEHVWFRYPADPPTPQPADDAPGWAIRDLSLTVKPGQLAAVVGPSGAGKTTLSYLVPRLYDPDRGRVTLDGTDVRELKLESLASVIGMVTQETYLFHATIKDNLRYADDDATDAQLEAAARAANIHDRIMSFPDGYDTVVGERGFRLSGGERQRLAIARVIIKDPTVLILDEATSALDTTSERLVQEALEQVLVGRTTVAIAHRLSTILAADVIFAIDGGKLVEQGTHDELLRRGGLYASLYHEQFGDGQVQARCADGLVLADGTVIPAGDPAGV comes from the coding sequence GTGCCGGAGCAGGCAGCAACACGGGCGGACACGACCGAGGACGAGCGGGGGCTGACCCGCCGGGTCGCCGGGCTGTTCGCGCCGTACAAGCCCCGGTTGACGTTGATCGGGGTCGCGATCCTGGTGACCTCGGTGCTCGGGATCGCCAACCCGTTCCTGACCAGGGCCGTCTTCGACCGGGCGCTGTTCGTGACCGGCGGGCCGGACATCCGGCTGCTGGTGCTGCTGGTCAGCCTGATGATCGTGATCCCGCTGGTGTCGGCGCTGATCGGGGTCGGGCAGACATACCTGACGACCGTGCTCGGCAACCGGGTCATGCAGGACCTGCGCAACCGGCTGTTCGCGCACCTGCAGTCGATGCACCTGGGCTTCTTCACCGGCACCCGGACCGGCGACATCCAGTCGCGACTCGGCAACGACGTCGGCGGCGTGCAGTCGGTGGTGACCGAGACCGCGTCCTCGATCCTGTCCAACGCGGTCACCGTGATCGCGTCGCTGGTCGGCATGCTGCTGCTGTCCTGGCAGCTCACGATCGTGGCGGTCGCGCTGCTGCCGGTGTTCATCCTGCTGCAGATCCAGGTCGGCCGGGTCCGGCGGCGGGTCGCGGCCCGGACCCAGACCTCACTGTCGGAGATGAGCTCGATCACCCAGGAGTCGCTGTCGGTCTCCGGGGTGCTGCTGTCCAAGGTGTTCAACCGGCAGGCGTTCGAGACCAACCGGTACGAGCGGGAGAACGAGAAGCAGGCCGCGCTGCAGGTCCGCCAGACGATGACCGGGCAGAGCTTCTTCGCGATCGTCGGCACGTTCTTCGGGATCACCCCGGCGCTGGTCTACCTGGTCGCCGGGCTGACCGGGGGCGGCAGCGGCGGGCTGCTCTCGGCCGGCACGCTGGTCGCGTTCACCACGCTGCAGACCCGGCTGCTGTTCCCGGTGGTGAACCTGCTGCGGGTGGCGCTGGACGTGCAGACCTCGCTGGCGCTGTTCGCCCGGATCTTCGCCTACCTCGACCTGGTCCCGCAGATCGTGGACGTACCGGACGCGCGCCCGCTGCCGGCCACCGGAGTACGCGGCGAGATCGGGCTGGAGCACGTCTGGTTCCGGTACCCGGCCGATCCGCCGACCCCGCAGCCGGCCGACGACGCCCCCGGCTGGGCCATCCGCGACCTGTCCCTGACCGTGAAGCCGGGGCAGCTGGCCGCGGTGGTCGGGCCGAGCGGCGCCGGCAAGACCACGCTGTCCTACCTGGTCCCGCGCCTGTACGACCCGGACCGGGGGCGGGTCACGCTCGACGGCACGGACGTCCGGGAGCTGAAGCTGGAGTCGCTGGCGTCGGTGATCGGGATGGTGACGCAGGAGACGTACCTGTTCCACGCGACGATCAAGGACAACCTGCGGTACGCCGACGACGACGCCACCGACGCCCAGCTGGAGGCCGCGGCCCGGGCCGCGAACATCCACGACCGGATCATGAGCTTCCCGGACGGGTACGACACGGTGGTCGGCGAGCGCGGCTTCCGGCTGTCCGGCGGGGAGCGGCAGCGGCTGGCGATCGCGCGGGTGATCATCAAGGACCCGACCGTGCTGATCCTGGACGAGGCGACCTCGGCCCTGGACACGACCAGCGAACGGCTGGTACAGGAGGCGCTGGAGCAGGTGCTGGTCGGGCGGACCACGGTCGCGATCGCGCACCGGCTGTCCACGATCCTGGCCGCGGACGTGATCTTCGCGATCGACGGCGGGAAGCTGGTCGAGCAGGGCACCCACGACGAGCTCCTGCGCCGCGGCGGGCTGTACGCGTCGCTCTACCACGAGCAGTTCGGCGACGGTCAGGTCCAGGCCCGCTGCGCCGACGGTCTCGTCCTCGCCGACGGAACGGTCATCCCGGCCGGCGATCCCGCCGGGGTGTGA
- a CDS encoding OsmC family protein, with translation MPSRDATTHWTGGLQDGKGQVTLDSSNAGQFDVSFPTRAGSPDGQTSPEELIAAAHSACLAMNLSGVLGGEGLTADSIDVSAEVTLGEADGGFAITGIEITLRAKVDGVDAAKFAELAKTAERTCPVSKALSGTTINLDAALV, from the coding sequence ATGCCGAGCAGGGACGCCACCACGCACTGGACCGGCGGGCTGCAGGACGGGAAAGGCCAGGTCACGCTGGACTCGTCCAACGCCGGGCAGTTCGACGTCTCCTTCCCGACCCGGGCCGGCAGCCCGGACGGGCAGACCAGCCCGGAGGAGCTCATCGCGGCCGCCCACTCGGCCTGCCTGGCGATGAACCTGTCCGGCGTGCTCGGCGGCGAGGGCCTGACCGCGGACAGCATCGACGTCAGCGCCGAGGTCACCCTCGGTGAGGCCGACGGCGGGTTCGCGATCACCGGCATCGAGATCACGCTGCGGGCCAAGGTCGACGGCGTCGACGCCGCCAAGTTCGCCGAGCTGGCCAAGACGGCCGAACGCACCTGCCCCGTCTCCAAGGCCCTCTCCGGCACCACCATCAACCTGGACGCCGCCCTCGTCTGA
- a CDS encoding VanZ family protein yields MSGLGDTGYVRAFLHSPSIVDTIFLIGLVVLAVVIVAPRRRALLLFTGASLAAVLGVTTVPWGGWRNFGVTTNALDSIVRNVSPERTDLTEWMHTGDGPLNVVLFVPLGFFLALLLRRPITAALACGLLSVAIECYQSALTTRVGSFADVVANGLGATAGAAVAGILLIAWRFRPATTPVPPRERIGTRP; encoded by the coding sequence GTGAGCGGCCTGGGCGACACCGGCTACGTCCGTGCGTTCCTCCACAGCCCGTCGATCGTCGACACGATCTTCCTGATCGGGCTGGTCGTGCTGGCGGTCGTGATCGTGGCCCCGCGCCGGCGGGCGTTGCTCCTGTTCACCGGCGCGTCCCTCGCGGCCGTGCTCGGGGTGACCACGGTGCCGTGGGGCGGCTGGCGCAACTTCGGCGTCACGACGAACGCGCTGGACAGCATCGTCCGCAACGTCAGCCCCGAGCGGACCGACCTGACCGAGTGGATGCACACCGGCGACGGCCCGCTCAACGTCGTGCTCTTCGTCCCGCTCGGGTTCTTCCTCGCGCTGCTGCTGCGGCGCCCGATCACGGCGGCGCTGGCCTGCGGCCTGCTCTCGGTGGCGATCGAGTGCTACCAGTCCGCGCTGACCACCCGGGTCGGCTCGTTCGCCGACGTCGTCGCGAACGGCCTGGGTGCGACCGCCGGCGCCGCGGTCGCCGGCATCCTGCTGATCGCCTGGCGGTTCCGGCCGGCGACCACGCCCGTGCCACCCCGCGAGCGGATCGGCACGCGGCCCTGA